One region of Quercus lobata isolate SW786 chromosome 2, ValleyOak3.0 Primary Assembly, whole genome shotgun sequence genomic DNA includes:
- the LOC115957420 gene encoding geranylgeranyl pyrophosphate synthase, chloroplastic-like, producing the protein MAFSATISSFRTSNLLKIHINGYKNLTRVPLGHPKPVLGKIRAIHAVNSSLFQPFLTEELLNEEMNNPLPIFQFEEYMAIKTKTVNKALEEAVPLQHPLKIHEAMRYSLLASGKRVRPILCIASCALVGGDESLTLPISCAVEMIHTMSLIHDDLPCMDNDDLRRGKPTNHKAFGEETAVLAGDALLSLAFQHIAAKTAKVSSDRVIQAIAELGSAVGSEGLVAGQVVDLCCEGKEVSLSELEYIHVHKTAKLLEASAVCGVIVGGGNVIEIERVRNYARCIGLLFQVVDDILDVTKSSEELGKTAGKDLASDKATYPKLMGIDKAKKFARKLANQAVQELAYFDPIRAAPLYYLAEYIANRQS; encoded by the coding sequence TTTCGCACTTCAAACCTTCTCAAGATCCATATCAATGGCTACAAAAACTTGACTAGAGTCCCATTAGGCCACCCCAAACCTGTTCTAGGGAAAATTAGAGCCATCCATGCTGTAAACTCATCTTTGTTCCAACCATTCCTCACGGAAGAATTACTCAACGAGGAAATGAACAACCCTTTACCCATATTTCAATTCGAAGAATACATGGCCATAAAGACAAAAACTGTGAACAAAGCACTAGAAGAGGCAGTGCCTTTGCAACATCCATTGAAAATCCATGAGGCAATGAGATACTCACTTCTTGCCAGTGGAAAGCGTGTACGACCAATTTTATGCATTGCTTCATGTGCATTAGTAGGAGGGGATGAGTCTTTAACCCTTCCAATTTCTTGTGCCGTAGAGATGATCCACACAATGTCACTAATTCATGACGATCTCCCTTGCATGGACAACGATGATCTTAGACGTGGAAAGCCCACAAACCACAAGGCTTTTGGTGAAGAAACCGCTGTTCTAGCGGGGGATGCTCTCCTCTCCCTTGCCTTCCAACACATAGCAGCCAAGACGGCAAAAGTTTCTTCCGACCGTGTCATCCAAGCCATTGCTGAGCTTGGTTCAGCAGTTGGGTCTGAAGGGCTTGTGGCAGGTCAAGTTGTGGACCTTTGTTGCGAGGGAAAAGAAGTGAGTTTGAGTGAATTAGAGTACATTCATGTCCATAAAACAGCAAAGCTCCTAGAGGCTTCAGCTGTTTGTGGAGTTATTGTGGGAGGTGGGAATGTGATTGAGATAGAGAGGGTGAGGAATTATGCTAGGTGTATAGGGTTGTTGTTTCAAGTAGTGGATGATATTTTGGATGTGACTAAATCATCCGAGGAGTTGGGAAAGACGGCCGGGAAGGATTTGGCAAGTGATAAGGCCACATATCCTAAGCTTATGGGCATTGACAAGGCTAAGAAGTTTGCCAGGAAGCTGGCAAATCAAGCAGTGCAAGAGCTTGCCTATTTTGATCCAATAAGAGCTGCCCCATTATATTATTTAGCTGAATACATAGCCAATCGACAGAGTTAG